ATTATGCTTCCTAAAAAAGATGGATTTCAAGTTTTAAAAGAAATAAGAAAGGATTACAAAATTCCCATTTTAATGCTTACTGCTAAAGAAGAAGAAGTGGACAAGGTATTAGGACTAGAGTTAGGTGCAGATGACTATATAACGAAACCCTTTAGCATGAGGGAATTAATAGCTAGAGTGAAAGCTAATTTAAGGAGGGTGGAGTTTTCAAACTCCAATTTAAATAGCGACAATGTATTGGAATTTGGCGATTTGGTTATAGATTTAAATAAGTATGAGGTGCGAAAAAGAGGACAAGTTGTAGATTTAACCCATAGAGAATTTGAATTATTAAAATTCCTTGCTTCTAGCACAGAGCAAGTATTTACAAGAGAACAGTTATTAGAAGAAGTTTGGGGCTATGAATATTATGGAGATATTAGAACAGTTGACGTTACTATTAGAAGGCTTAGAGAAAAGATAGAGGATAAAGATGGAGATTATAAATACATTATGACTAAAAGAGGAGTAGGATATTATTTCAGGAGGGGCTAGCCCATGTTTTCAAGTATTAGATGGAAATTTATCATAGTCTATTTTTTACTCGTGTTTATGGCTATGGTCATTGTAGGAGTATTTATAATAAGGCGGTTTGAAACCCAACAGTTAAACAATAGATTGAATACCATGATAAAACAGGTAGAGACTATTATTAGCACTTCCAGTGATTTATCAGAGGAAGATTGGGGTGAATATATCGAAGGGATCCAAAAGACATTAAATGAGTGGACCTTTTCAGGTTCGGAAACTCTATATGTGATTTATAATGACGACATTTCGAGGATCATTGCTTCATCACATAAAAGTTATCATCAAATTATAGGGCAAAATGCCTTAACATATAGGGACTTAGATCCTACCTTAATCCTAGCAGCTAATAATGGTGAAAAGAGTTCAGGTATTAAAAAAGACTTGAATGAAAATTTTCTTTACCAACATTTAGCTTATCCAGTACTTAATGAAATTGGACAAGTAAAGGGCATACTATATATGATTGGAGATTTACAGGATGTATACAATACAATAGATGCAACAAAAAGGATACTTACTAGTGCTACCTTATTGGCCCTATTAATAACGGTAATATTGGGTTTTTTAATTGCAAGCAGTGTAACAGAGCCCATTAGAGATGTGACAGAAAAGGCGGAGAAGATGGCAAAGGGAGATTTTGACCAATTTGTTGAAGTTAAATCCGATGATGAAATTGGCCAGTTAGCTAGTATGTTTAACTATCTTACCCTAAAATTAAAGGACACCATTCAGGAGATGGATTTGGAAAAAAGCAAATTGGATACTATATTCAATTATATGGCCGATGGAGTTATAGCAGTGGATGTTAATGGGCATATAATCCATGCTAACCCTATTGCAATAGATATATTAGATTTAGAGGAAACCTTAAATACTGAGTTTAGCAATGATAAAATTTTTTTCATGGAAAGGATAGATTTAAAGGATATAGACTATGAGGATTCAACTACTCTTGAAGGAGAAAAAACGGTAAAAATCAAAGACACGGTATATCGCATTAAATATGCTCCTTTTAGGGATGAAAGGAACGATATTGGCGGAATAATAATTGTGTTTCAAGATATAACGGAGCAACATAAACTAGATAATATGAGGAAGGAATTTGTTGCTAATGTATCCCATGAATTGAAGACACCAATAACCACTATAAAGTCTTATACTGAAACATTGATGGATTCTGGGGATATTGACAAAGCCCTTTATGAAAAATTCTTATCGGTAATCAATAATGAATGTGATAGAATGGCTCGTATAGTAAGGGATCTGCTTCAACTTTCCAATTTAGATTATAATAAAACTAAATGGAAAAAAGTAAATTATTCGGTAGAGAAATTACTCAAAGAAGCCTGTTTAAAACTAGATTTTTCACTGAAGGAAAAGAACCAAAGCTTATGCTTGGATATTGAAGAGGATATTCCAGATATTGTAATAGATAAGGATGGCATGGAACAGGTTATACTAAATATAATGTCCAATGCCATAAAATATACTCCTGATAATGGAGAAATAACCATATTAGCAAAACAGGTTAATGACAATGTTGTAATTACAGTAAAAGATAATGGAATTGGGATACCTGAGGAAGATATTGGTAGGATTTTTGAAAGATTTTATAGGGTTGATAAGGGTAGAAGTAGGGAATTAGGAGGAACTGGCCTAGGACTATCCATTGCTAAGCAAATAGTAGAAGCGCACGATGGAGATATAATATTAAGGTCAGAATATAATGTGGGTACAGAAGTAGACATTATTCTTCCTATAAAGACTGCTGTAATTCATTCTTAATTGGCTTGTAATATAATTGTAATATAATTGGTGTATAATGTTAATGTGCCTCAGTATGGGATAAAGGAGGTTGAAAGACGTTGAAAAAGTCAATGGCTAGCCTATTGCTAGTTATAATGGTATTATCTTTTTCTACAGCAGGCTTTGCGCAAACTGGAAGTCAACAAAATATGGAAAATTCTAAAGTTGATATAACTAAGTACCAAGTAATTTTGCCGGAAGAAGATTCTATTGCTACTCAAAATAAGGTAGTTTTAATATCTGGTAAGGCCCCTGAAGGAACTAGTATAACTATTGAGGTATATGGAGCCATAGATTTAACGGGGAATAATTATTCCCTAATTAAATTACCTGAAGATGATGACTATATTTTAGTATCTAGTAAAACCATAGAAGCTGGCAAACTGGGTTTTGGTGAAGAAATAGAATTGATATTGGGGATTAATAAAGTAATCATTAAATTTAACGTAGAGGGTGTACCTATTGTAGAAAAAATATTGTATTATTTTGAAAAGGAGCAAGTGGAAATTAGTTTAAAAAATACACTGATAACTCCTGATAGCAAAGAGCATGGTATCGATTAAGGAGATGATTTGTAGTGTATAAAGAAAGGATAAAAACTTTCCTGCTCCTGTTTCTCGTATTTATAAGTATTTTTTTGACGAAACAACTGTGGATGCAAATGCCTTATGATATTTTTTCCTTATTTGAAAGAAGGGAAGCCATATCTGCAAATTTTTTGTTTACCGATATGATTAAACCAGATAAATATCAATTGAATTTTAACGAAAAAAATCATACTTTTTTTTACAGTGATGATGATAACAATCTATGGACAAGTTCTCGGGTTTTTTTAGCAGATATTTTTTCCTCTAATAGCGTCATTATGGAAAACATATCTGCTAAAGAATTATTGAACTTGCATAATAGTAGGTCCATAGTTTTTTATTTTCCAGAAAATTTCAACACCTATATTTTAGCTCGTTCTTTAGGGGTACAGAAACCTGGTGACATAGTGGAAAATATTGCTGATATAAATAGGATTTATTTTTATTTAGGTGCAGGAGAACCCTATATCATTTTCAGCAATGGGAAAGAGAATTTAAAAGTATATAGTTCCAATTTAAATTTGGACAGTATTAAAAATAGGCTTAAGGCCATTGAAAATGCTGATTATACCTATTATTATCCCATTAGAGAGACTTTAAATGTAAACAATGATATTTACATTCCATATAGGATGTCTAAAAATTTACCTATAGTCTATGTAGAAAATGAATTAAAAACTGATGACATAGAGGAAATGAGAGGTATTGCCGAGATATTTTTTAAAAAGGATATCGATTATATAAGGGAAATTATAGAAAACAACGGTTCTATATTGTACTTATATAACCAAAAGGTTTTAAAAATCAATCAAAATGGATTATTAGAATATTTCAGCCCATTAGAGGAGCCTGTAAAGGAAAGAAATCTCTATATTAGCTTGAATACGACTTCGGAATTTTTGTCAAACCACTTAGGAGTTCCAAAGGACCTGTACTTATCTAAAATAGAGGAGATTGAATCAGAAGGAAATCTAGGATATAGATTGACTTTCAAATATAGGATTAGGGGAATCCCTGTAATACTGTCTAAGGACATAGCAGAAGATTTTATTCAAATTGACGTTTTTAATAGCTATATTAGGAATTATAAAAGATTTATCAGAAGAGATATGAATATCAATATTAATGAAGCTGAAGAATCTAAACAGATGTTATCTACCTATTACATCATCAACAACAATTATCAGTTATTAGAAAAAGGGTACTTGGAGGATAATAAACTATCCTTAGAAGCAATAGATGAAGAAGCTTTAAAGGAAGAGGTGCTTTCGTCTATAAAAGATATTTCCTTAACATATTTAGACCCTTGCAATAATAAGCA
This genomic window from Tepidimicrobium xylanilyticum contains:
- the yycF gene encoding response regulator YycF, encoding MSKKILLVEDEKAIAEIVKFNLEKEGFSVDLAFDGEEAIEKVHSLLPELILLDIMLPKKDGFQVLKEIRKDYKIPILMLTAKEEEVDKVLGLELGADDYITKPFSMRELIARVKANLRRVEFSNSNLNSDNVLEFGDLVIDLNKYEVRKRGQVVDLTHREFELLKFLASSTEQVFTREQLLEEVWGYEYYGDIRTVDVTIRRLREKIEDKDGDYKYIMTKRGVGYYFRRG
- a CDS encoding sensor histidine kinase; this encodes MFSSIRWKFIIVYFLLVFMAMVIVGVFIIRRFETQQLNNRLNTMIKQVETIISTSSDLSEEDWGEYIEGIQKTLNEWTFSGSETLYVIYNDDISRIIASSHKSYHQIIGQNALTYRDLDPTLILAANNGEKSSGIKKDLNENFLYQHLAYPVLNEIGQVKGILYMIGDLQDVYNTIDATKRILTSATLLALLITVILGFLIASSVTEPIRDVTEKAEKMAKGDFDQFVEVKSDDEIGQLASMFNYLTLKLKDTIQEMDLEKSKLDTIFNYMADGVIAVDVNGHIIHANPIAIDILDLEETLNTEFSNDKIFFMERIDLKDIDYEDSTTLEGEKTVKIKDTVYRIKYAPFRDERNDIGGIIIVFQDITEQHKLDNMRKEFVANVSHELKTPITTIKSYTETLMDSGDIDKALYEKFLSVINNECDRMARIVRDLLQLSNLDYNKTKWKKVNYSVEKLLKEACLKLDFSLKEKNQSLCLDIEEDIPDIVIDKDGMEQVILNIMSNAIKYTPDNGEITILAKQVNDNVVITVKDNGIGIPEEDIGRIFERFYRVDKGRSRELGGTGLGLSIAKQIVEAHDGDIILRSEYNVGTEVDIILPIKTAVIHS
- the yycH gene encoding two-component system activity regulator YycH, producing the protein MYKERIKTFLLLFLVFISIFLTKQLWMQMPYDIFSLFERREAISANFLFTDMIKPDKYQLNFNEKNHTFFYSDDDNNLWTSSRVFLADIFSSNSVIMENISAKELLNLHNSRSIVFYFPENFNTYILARSLGVQKPGDIVENIADINRIYFYLGAGEPYIIFSNGKENLKVYSSNLNLDSIKNRLKAIENADYTYYYPIRETLNVNNDIYIPYRMSKNLPIVYVENELKTDDIEEMRGIAEIFFKKDIDYIREIIENNGSILYLYNQKVLKINQNGLLEYFSPLEEPVKERNLYISLNTTSEFLSNHLGVPKDLYLSKIEEIESEGNLGYRLTFKYRIRGIPVILSKDIAEDFIQIDVFNSYIRNYKRFIRRDMNININEAEESKQMLSTYYIINNNYQLLEKGYLEDNKLSLEAIDEEALKEEVLSSIKDISLTYLDPCNNKQNERLIGVWLLKVGNRTYAFDAYDGELLFSEINS